A region from the Desmospora profundinema genome encodes:
- a CDS encoding DUF4870 domain-containing protein, whose protein sequence is MKVVKILIHASTWFAPVLVPLLVWLLAKEDDLKRLSLQALVFHFVIWLLVSISYVFSFILIGLPFLIIFALIGLIAPIIGIIRALQERRFDYPIIGSFIK, encoded by the coding sequence ATGAAGGTGGTAAAAATCTTAATCCATGCGAGTACATGGTTTGCTCCTGTGCTCGTGCCGTTGCTTGTTTGGCTTCTGGCAAAAGAGGACGATCTAAAGAGGCTTTCCTTGCAAGCCCTTGTTTTTCATTTTGTGATCTGGTTGTTGGTATCCATCTCCTATGTTTTTTCCTTTATCCTGATCGGATTGCCGTTCCTGATTATTTTTGCCCTCATCGGATTGATCGCCCCGATTATCGGGATTATAAGGGCACTCCAAGAGCGTCGGTTCGATTACCCCATTATCGGATCATTCATTAAGTAA